From Haliotis asinina isolate JCU_RB_2024 chromosome 8, JCU_Hal_asi_v2, whole genome shotgun sequence, a single genomic window includes:
- the LOC137293643 gene encoding fibrous sheath-interacting protein 1-like, with the protein MEIRTNSMDGRNDAVESQVSEIMNGDTAPSQSPDYDILAEQLASLGVSTDGAMSEDGDLDLELQDFSDDTESEYTFDEDDEVNERGRDSCERSPNNGTTAYGNNGVHGTMELVPTADDDGEEIDSEEERDLLKEIREEIQNKVKEEMKDELQVYKVKLKAIEDGQLPVDKERQEQEEENLDPKIKEALMKMRKLDRILNKKLKREREVKRDRILLERRIRDEIQNLKPEGREHKEVKVNTEKFMALALPPSHNEGVPVETEPATPVFQTQLNENEFQEMKDKASRKTRSHGDLAGVETSSVTGISSSRAGDNGKKSKKKKKRKDFIKRNRELAANADEMIAMTEEERERVGALLTDLDSLSDLPEEMDSGREDPSGHNPFQMLPVRPGEGYCGDEVEMKSMAQIDGQLKGLLPEEEYSSLVCSTPFSSAGEPQHKLFTRVDIRSVGEIERYGERALIETKEQREMQARLQRIEEQLARFKNPEELEIETPRLSDEALKGLIDQCVRSLSRSSYADDMSVNESTPRSEVSSVVSVLQNPPRLTDDVLQRLLAEAHFPLSSRLEALQEEDDGEEIEEEKEEGGREAGTWTRQIRAETWKAIAESDIYENGHADDMNLESVSRTSSRSTLRLSSVLEKQNSDMSRLHNVAEPEEKRLILPEINQSPYLVSQGLNNQVSKNETHHHRNNDRPLSRDSIDMVRNNLNGDDYVTDRDTEGMIIPRPPSGDRRSNTEFSSSKSRTVTPLLQS; encoded by the exons ATGGAAATTAG AACAAATAGTATGGATGGTAGAAATGATGCAGTAGAATCTCAGGTATCTGAGATCATGAATGGTGACACAGCACCAAGTCAGTCTCCGGACTACGACATCCTCGCTGAACAACTTGCCTCACTGGGTGTGTCCACAGATGGTGCCATGTCTGAA GATGGGGATTTGGATTTGGAACTCCAAGACTTCTCAGatgacactgaatcagaataCACATTTGATGAAGACGATGAAGTGAATGAGAGAGGCAGGGACTCCTGTGAAAGGTCTCCAAACAATGGCACCACAGCATATGGGAACAATGGAGTTCATGGTACAATGGAACTTGTTCCTACAG CTGATGATGATGGGGAAGAGATTGACAGTGAGGAAGAGAGAGACCTCTTGAAGGAAATAAGAGAAGAAATCCAAAATAAAGTGAAAGAAGAAATGAAGGATGAGCTCCAGGTGTACAAGGTCAAGCTGAAGGCCATTGAAGATGGCCAGTTGCCTGTAGACAAGGAGAGACAGGAGCAGGAGGAAGAGAATCTTGACCCCAAGATAAAGGAAGCACTTATGAAGATGAGGAAGCTGGATCGGATTCTGAACAAGAAACTCAAACGTGAGAGGGAGGTGAAGAGAGACAGAATCCTCTTGGAGAGAAG aatccGAGATGAAATCCAAAACCTAAAACCAGAAGGTCGTGAACACAAAGAAGTGAAGGTGAACACAGAGAAATTTATGGCTCTAGCACTGCCCCCCAGTCACAATGAAG GTGTGCCAGTAGAGACAGAACCTGCTACCCCAGTGTTTCAAACTCAGCTGAATGAAAATGAGTTTCAGGAGATGAAGGACAAGGCAAGCAGGAAGACGAGATCTCATGGAG ACCTGGCTGGTGTGGAGACATCGTCAGTGACTGGAATTTCCTCCAGTCGAGCTGGTGACAATGGAAAGAAAagcaagaaaaagaagaagaggAAGGATTTCATAAAAAGGAATAGAGAA TTGGCTGCAAATGCTGATGAGATGATTGCCATGACAGAGGAGGAGAGGGAGAGAGTGGGGGCACTGCTGACAGATCTGGACTCCCTatctgacctgccagaggagatgGACAGTGGGAGAGAG GATCCAAGTGGACATAACCCATTCCAGATGCTCCCTGTTCGACCTGGAGAGGGCTACTGTGGGGACGAGGTGGAGATGAAATCAATGGCCCAGATTGATGGACAACTGAAGGGGCTTCTACCTGAAGAGGAGTACAGCTCATTAGTGTGCAGTACACCCTTCAGCAGTGCTGGAGAACCACAG CACAAACTGTTCACTCGTGTGGACATTAGATCTGTTGGTGAAATAGAGCGCTATGGTGAACGAGCTCTCATTGAAACCAAAGAACAGAGAGAAATGCAGGCCAGGTTACAGAGGATAGAAGAACAACTAGCCAGATTCAAAAACCCTGAAGAATTGGAG ATTGAGACCCCAAGATTATCTGATGAGGCTCTGAAAGGCTTGATAGACCAGTGTGTTCGGTCTCTGTCTCGCTCATCCTATGCTGATGACATGTCTGTCAATGAGTCAACACCCAG GTCGGAAGTGTCCTCAGTGGTCAGCGTCCTGCAGAACCCTCCACGCCTGACAGATGACGTTCTGCAGAGACTGCTGGCAGAGGCTCACTTCCCCCTCAGCTCTCGTCTGGAGGCTCTCCAGGAAGAGGATGATGGTGAGGAGATAGAAGAGGAGAAGGAAGAAGGTGGCAGGGAAGCAG GAACATGGACGAGGCAAATCCGTGCTGAAACATGGAAAGCCATAGCAGAGTCAGACATTTATGAAAATGGCCATGCTGATGACATGAATTTAGAGTCAGTTTCTCGAACCTCATCAAGGAGCACACTCAGATTGAGTTCTGTGTTGGAGAAACAAAATTCAGACATGTCAAGGCTCCATAATGTTGCTGAACCTGAAGAAAAGCGATTAATTTTGCCAGAAATTAATCAAAGCCCTTATCTAGTGAGCCAAGGCCTGAACAATCAAGTGTCCAAAAATGAAACACATCATCATCGAAACAATGATCGGCCACTGAGTAGGGACAGCATTGATATGGTGAGGAATAACCTCAATGGTGATGATTATGTAACGGACAGAGACACTGAAGGAATGATTATCCCTCGACCACCAAGTGGTGACCGCCGGTCAAATACTGAATTTTCCTCCAGCAAATCTCGGACAGTGACACCTTTGTTGCAGTCTTGA